The Manduca sexta isolate Smith_Timp_Sample1 chromosome 20, JHU_Msex_v1.0, whole genome shotgun sequence DNA segment ATTAGTATTCCTGTACTATTTGCAGTAATACAGGTAGATAAAAAAATTTTTAGCATAATTAAATTCTCAAAAAATTCTAGTCGAGAATCAGCCTTAGGATTCTTTGGCTTACAGATAAGACGTGTTGGTATCgatcatcaataaaaaaattctcttgttaaaatatctataaaaatattttcctagtAATACTAACAAGTATATCCGTCTCCAGACGATGAGGGCTGAGTAGGCGAGACAAACGATACTGCAGGTGACCACCACCATGATACCCGCCGCCGCGCCAACCGGCTCTGTGCGGCCTGCCGTGAACCGCAACCGTGTTGTTGTGTCTTTTGATACGATAGTCTCTGAACCTGAAAACGTAATAATAGAACGTTATATCTTTGAATAATTTTTGACTATGGTTGTTTCGCTGTTCCATGCCATTTAGCGTGTTagaggtttttatattatgattttagttTTTCGTTGCGGCTATAGGATTTCTGATCAGATTTTATTGTTGTGCTTAAAATACAATTGCATTTTAGGCAAAAGACGCATTGGCAAaagaaaaagtttaaatataatcttcatatttataaacaagtGATAAGATAAGAATACAAACCTTGTAAGAATTCGGCTTGTGAATCTGGAACAAGCGGCACCTCGGTTCTCGCATCCTCTTCATCCTCCGGGAAGATCGGCAAATCCATGTGTTCAGGATTGTCGTCCCGAGAATGAAGCATGTCAAACACTTCCGACCTGATATCATACAGCATTGTGTTAtggattatgaatttttaaataattgtttacatttggGTTGGGAAGTATGGAAATCTAATATGTAAGTGCGTTCAAACATGACATTATGTTATATTGTCTTATAGTTCGGTAAAGGCTGTTTTAATTGTTACCTGCTCACTCCGTCTTTATCATCGACGAGTAGTTTCAACATTGTAACGTTCGCTTCCAAGGTTTTGTAGCGACTGTTGTCTTCGACCTCTTTTGCAAGAGTCGGTAAACTTTCGGGCGGTTTCGTCGACTCTATTGAAGTTTGACCGATGCATGCTTTCACGCCTAgaatgatataaattttataacgttattatcattatatttattatatacatagtgCATGTATTATGgaataataaatgtaagtatcaaaaaatttaaaacgatTTTCT contains these protein-coding regions:
- the LOC115448205 gene encoding uncharacterized protein LOC115448205, with amino-acid sequence MAHHQFICLVIVAALGVKACIGQTSIESTKPPESLPTLAKEVEDNSRYKTLEANVTMLKLLVDDKDGVSRSEVFDMLHSRDDNPEHMDLPIFPEDEEDARTEVPLVPDSQAEFLQGSETIVSKDTTTRLRFTAGRTEPVGAAAGIMVVVTCSIVCLAYSALIVWRRIYLKRNGLKHELLRNEENIAETRIEL